One window from the genome of Chloroflexota bacterium encodes:
- a CDS encoding Fic family protein, which translates to MERSAARFDISAAAEAAASQRAGRYVAQPQGYRAFLPAPLPPRPPVQLDGELQALLSQADQALGRLDGSIQTLPDPDLFVFMYVRKEAVLSSQIEGTQSSLQDVLAAEARIRSPERPRDVDEVINYVTAMNHGLDRLQTLPISVRLIREIHARLLEGVRGSQMQPGELRRSQNWIGPAGCTLNEATFVPPPHREVPNALGALESFIHSPSKLPVLIQIGLIHAQFESIHPFLDGNGRVGRLLITFLLCQRGILKQPVLYLSHFFRQHRGEYYDRLQAVRHGGDWEGWLAFFLRGAAAVSSEAAETVRRILTLREEHRALVTERLGRAAADGHRVLGQLYRRPFLTVADVPPITGTNYPAANRLVARLVRIGVLEEVTESRRNRVFRYAPYLDALEGVETAG; encoded by the coding sequence ATGGAACGCTCCGCTGCACGATTCGACATCTCAGCCGCTGCGGAAGCAGCCGCGAGCCAGCGGGCTGGCAGATATGTTGCGCAGCCGCAGGGCTACCGGGCATTTCTACCGGCTCCCCTACCGCCGCGGCCGCCGGTGCAATTGGACGGCGAGCTTCAGGCCTTGCTCTCCCAGGCCGATCAGGCGCTCGGCCGCCTCGACGGCTCGATCCAGACGTTGCCCGATCCGGATCTCTTCGTGTTCATGTACGTGCGCAAGGAGGCCGTGCTTTCCAGCCAGATCGAGGGCACGCAGAGCTCCCTGCAGGACGTGCTGGCCGCGGAGGCGCGCATTCGCTCGCCGGAAAGGCCACGCGACGTCGACGAGGTCATCAACTATGTGACGGCCATGAACCACGGGTTGGACCGATTGCAGACGCTGCCGATTTCCGTCCGCTTGATCCGTGAGATTCATGCCCGGCTGCTCGAAGGCGTCCGCGGATCCCAGATGCAGCCGGGCGAGCTGCGCCGCAGTCAAAACTGGATCGGCCCCGCTGGGTGCACGCTCAACGAGGCGACGTTCGTTCCGCCGCCGCATCGCGAGGTGCCCAACGCCCTGGGCGCACTGGAGAGCTTCATCCACAGCCCCAGCAAATTGCCGGTGCTGATCCAGATTGGATTGATCCACGCGCAATTCGAGTCCATCCATCCGTTTCTGGATGGGAATGGCCGCGTGGGCCGGCTCCTGATCACATTCCTTTTGTGCCAGCGGGGCATTCTGAAGCAACCGGTGCTCTATCTCTCACACTTCTTTCGGCAGCACCGCGGCGAGTACTACGACCGGCTGCAGGCCGTGCGTCACGGCGGCGATTGGGAAGGCTGGCTGGCCTTCTTCCTGCGCGGCGCGGCCGCCGTAAGCAGCGAGGCCGCTGAGACCGTGCGCCGCATCCTCACACTGCGGGAGGAGCATCGGGCCCTGGTCACGGAGCGCCTTGGCCGCGCTGCCGCCGACGGCCATCGCGTGCTCGGCCAGCTTTACCGGCGTCCGTTTCTTACCGTTGCCGATGTTCCGCCAATCACGGGGACCAACTATCCGGCCGCCAATCGCCTGGTCGCCCGATTGGTCCGGATTGGGGTGCTGGAGGAAGTCACCGAAAGCCGGCGCAACCGGGTGTTCCGCTACGCTCCTTACCTGGACGCGCTGGAGGGGGTCGAGACGGCCGGGTAG